The Oncorhynchus tshawytscha isolate Ot180627B unplaced genomic scaffold, Otsh_v2.0 Un_contig_9445_pilon_pilon, whole genome shotgun sequence genome segment AGGCTCCCTAACTGGGTAAATCTCTTTTCACaatgggagcagtggtaaggcttatCTCTAGAGTGGATTATCTCATGCTTTTTTAGGTTCCCTAACTGGGTAAAatcctttccacactgggagcattggtaaggtttctcccctgtgtgtgttctctcatgcTCTTTCAGATTATCTAACAACCTAAAATTCTTTCCACAATGGGAACAGGggaaaggcttctctccagagtgtatttttttgtgtttgtttagGTTCCCTAATTGGGAAAAACtatttccacactgggagcaatgGTAAGgtttttcccctgtgtgtgtcctcttgtGCTCCTTCAGGGTATCTAACAACCTAAAATTCTTTCCACAATGGGAACAGGGGAAAGGCTTCTCTCCCGAGTGTATTCGCTTATGTTTGTTCAGGCTCCCTAACCACATAAAACTATTTCCACATTGGGAGCAGTgataaggcttttctcctgtgtgtattctcttatGTTTGTTCAGGCTCCCTAACaaagtaaaactctttccacactgggagcattggaaTGGCTTTTCTCCTACGTGTGTCATTTTATGCTCTTTCAGCTTCCATGACCACTTAAAACTCATATTACACAGGGAGCAGTGATGTCGTCTCGCTGGTTTGGGCGTCTCTGGGTCTGGTTCCCCTGAAGGACTCTTCCGTCTGTCAGAGTGAGAGGCTGGTCTCTTTCCTGCCAAAAACAAAGAGTATTTGGTTAAACTGAGAGACCTGAATGAAATCTCCTCATGATAAAACCTGTCTTCCTATGAGGTTTAATCTAGAGACTAGATCCCTCATTATAAAACAGTACATTTGGATCGTGGATACTGATTGGTTAATAGCCGTTTGTTATTCATGATGATCCCTGGGTAATGCCTGTTAACAATTATATTTGAATTATCCCTATACAACCACTGTCCCACAGCCctgccaggcaatttataaactaatctccactgtcccagagccctgccaggcaatttataaactaatctccactgtcccacagcctAGCCAGGAAATTCATAAACTAATCTCCCCTggaaaaaagcatctagacattattaCCCCATTCTTCTAGTCTAGGAGTGAGTAAAATGAGGTAAGCTAGTTTTTCTGAAGAGAATAACGTTTTGAAGTTGAGGACTTCTCCCCTTCTCACCATCTCTAATTCAGTTCTACGTGTAGGCTAAAGGCTAGACCTTGTGTTTAGCCAATCtgacagcagctagctagcttagcgTGGTGATAGCTGCAGCTGGCTATTCTCTCTAGCTGATATTTCTCTGTCAAATCAGTTAGCtgacagcagctagctagcatagcgtGGTGATAGAGAGGATAGCCAGCTGCAGCTATCACaaagctatgctagctagctgctgtcaGCTAACTGATTTGACAGAGAAATATCAGGTCAAGACCccggtgaggacgacgagcatgcagatgagcatcccggagacggtttctgacagtttgtgcagaaaatcTTCAGTTgcgcaaacccagtttcatcagctgtccgggaggCTGGTCTTAAATGAAGAAGCTGGTCCTTGGGCTGGTCACACGTGGTCGGCagttatgaggccggttggatgtactgccaaattctctaaaaatgacattggaggcggcttatggttgagaaattaacattcaattctctagcaacagctctggtggacattcctgcagtcagcatgtcaattgcacgctccctcaaaacttgagacatctgtggcattgtgttgtgtgacaaaactgtacatatcagtggcctttcattgtccccagcacaaggtgcacctgtgtaatgatcatgatgtttaatcagcttttttgatatgccacacctgtcaggtggatggattatcttggcaaaggagatatgctcactaacaggg includes the following:
- the LOC112240297 gene encoding zinc finger protein 501-like isoform X1, which encodes MSLLSYTENCLTEKGNLMEEETVTVKKEVEGEAVTVKEEGEEAFSVKEEEDDTVKEEEDRVFVMKEEDGEMTVTVKEEEDVFGVKEEEGEITVTLEEDEEQKTGELINTSKYRKRPASHSDRRKSPSGEPDPETPKPARRHHCSLCNMSFKWSWKLKEHKMTHVGEKPFQCSQCGKSFTLLGSLNKHKRIHTGEKPYHCSQCGNSFMWLGSLNKHKRIHSGEKPFPCSHCGKNFRLLDTLKEHKRTHTGEKPYHCSQCGNSFSQLGNLNKHKKIHSGEKPFPCSHCGKNFRLLDNLKEHERTHTGEKPYQCSQCGKDFTQLGNLKKHEIIHSRDKPYHCSHCEKRFTQLGSLNKHKRIHSGEKPYPCSHCGKNFRLLDNLKEHERTHTGEKPYHCAQCGKDFTKLGNLKEHERTHTGEKPYHCSHCGKSFIQLGNLNKHKRIHSGEKPYPCSQCGKSFTQLGNLNKHKRIHSAEKP
- the LOC112240297 gene encoding zinc finger protein 501-like isoform X2, translated to MSLLSYTENCLTEKGNLMEEETVTVKKEVEGEAVTVKEEGEEAFSVKEEEDDTVKEEEDRVFVMKEEDGEMTVTVKEEEDVFGVKEEEGEITVTLEEDEEQKTGELINTRKRPASHSDRRKSPSGEPDPETPKPARRHHCSLCNMSFKWSWKLKEHKMTHVGEKPFQCSQCGKSFTLLGSLNKHKRIHTGEKPYHCSQCGNSFMWLGSLNKHKRIHSGEKPFPCSHCGKNFRLLDTLKEHKRTHTGEKPYHCSQCGNSFSQLGNLNKHKKIHSGEKPFPCSHCGKNFRLLDNLKEHERTHTGEKPYQCSQCGKDFTQLGNLKKHEIIHSRDKPYHCSHCEKRFTQLGSLNKHKRIHSGEKPYPCSHCGKNFRLLDNLKEHERTHTGEKPYHCAQCGKDFTKLGNLKEHERTHTGEKPYHCSHCGKSFIQLGNLNKHKRIHSGEKPYPCSQCGKSFTQLGNLNKHKRIHSAEKP